TAATGATATGTGTAATCAAGTAAGCATTTTCCGGGTGCTATCACTTCATTCAAGTAGCTTAAATTACATCAATGCTAGTTTCCAATTCTTTCCAGTGGTCATAGATGCCAAAAGGTAACATACTGAAGACACATGACATGACTTTCAATTAAAACAGCACTTGTGTTATTTGTAGAAAGATCTAAGATCTTTTCAACGGTTCAACCCATTTTAACTGAAATCATTTATAGAACAGGAGATGTCCTTGTTTTCTTATTGAAAAAGGATAGTTCATAGGGCATAAGAGCTTCCAAGTTTCTCAAGACGGATTTTCAAACTACTGCTCACTATCAAGCTGGATTAAAAAAGGACCCTTAAAAATACATAATGAAAACCCCACTTCTTAAATATTTCACAAATTCGCGCGGGAAATACTTTTCTCCAGTGGACTGAATACTGATCTCACTTTCAAAGCATATCATACTGTAACACAACGTACAGTTAAATCCAAAATGGATGCCGCAAAACCTCACATGAAACAACCAATTCCTTCCAAGCAACAGGAGGACAGAATTTCGGCTGATGAACATGAGAAAGTGACAGGCCACCAATCGACAAGCTCAGAACCACAAGAATCCGAGAGGAGACCAACCAGATCTGCGCCGCCATGGCTGCCGCCATTGGTTCCATTGAACCGCCACGCCAGTGCTGCCGCCATTGTCAGCTGTCAGAACTCCGCGAGACTAGCAGATCAGGCTATCCGCTTCCTCAGTGCCGAGCTCTCAACCTGAAACAATTGGGAATCAGATCCACCTCAAAGACGACCCAATCAAGCGGACCATACATCAAATTAACCCCCAGATTTCGCAGCGAGCTTAAGCGGCTAGCGATGCGTGATTCCAGATCCAACCATACGCGAATGCGAGAGCCACCGCTACTACCCAGTGGAATCGGACACTCCCCGATTGCGCAAAACCATCAGACCAGCTCCCACGAATTGCAGCATTTGGCTGCGATTGCCCCGCGAGCTCCTCACTCACCCAGCTAGATCACGCGTCCCCAGCCGCTACCAACCACTCGCGACCCCCGGAGCCTGCCACCGAACCCCGCACCCGAACCTGCTGCGCTGCGCTGCACTGAAGCGGTTACTACTGCCCGCCAGTCACGGCGCCGCCCAAGACCCCAACACCGACAAAAAAAAACGCCCAGAAAAGCCGCGAAAAATCCGGGGAACTCAGACCAGTTCCTCGAGAGGGAGAGAGTGGCCGACCTCTCATGGAATCGCCGCGCCGGGGAGGGAGATTTTGCGAGCAATCTCACGGGAGCCGCCCTGCTATCTCGCGGCCGCAGATCCAGCGGGGAGGGAGGCGCCCATTCACAGACGCCGCCCAGCGCGTCTGTtactctctccttttcttttctgggcGATTTAATTTCGCTAATTTCCGCGGCGTAAAAGGGCTTGGCGTTTATATAGCAAGTGAGCTCTCCTCTTCCCAACGACTGCCGACAGTGGCAGTGGGGAAGCAAGTTGGCTTGCAGCCAGCCATGGTGCGCCACTTTTGCAGTTTCACCCCTCAACACAATTTTATTGGCTACACGCCCCGCGTGACGGCATAAGGAGTAGAGGCCCATATTCAGCAGATTAAGGGACTTAGCTGGGATTATCATGTTAACGAGGGTCAATATGCAATATTGTAGCttttttttgttgttgttgGGCTTTCGTGATTAGATTAAGCAGGGGGGATTAGTTAATTAGGGAGCACGATACGCTGGATGAGGGTGGTGGTTGGTCAGTGCCAGTCTGCATGGGCTGGCCGCGGGGAGGGTTTTTTGTGATCGCCCCCCAGAAGACAAAAAATCAACAGGTGGGAGAGGTATTTGCCAACTCCCGAATAGCTGTAAAATCAGTGATACCCATGAGAGGATCGAACACCAACAGTTGGGCATTTCCTTAAAAATTGTAATGTTGGGAGAATGATTGTGCATATGACTGTTTTCTTTCCTGCAAGACGAGTGATTAATTAATTCCCCGTTGTGTCTTGTCCAGGATGTAAAATATTTTTCCAAATTAGGAACAACACTTGTTGGATATGATTTCTAGTTCGAGACaagtaaaaagaaaaaaaataaatacaTCAGTCATACCAGCTATAAACCAACAAACCGGGTCCAGGAGTCATGCATTTTACCTTGCCGTGTTACCACAAACGATGTCATctatcaaaaagaaaaaaaaaagacactATCAGAGGTCACTTGAATCAATCGCGTACACGTCGATCATGTAACAAGGCCTTGAGTGGGCAGTAAACAATACGATCCGTGATGGAATTATCGTAGAGTACGCAGGCACGTTCGCGACTCTGAGTCTCTGACAGTTCTGAAGCGGAAAAGCAAGCTAGATCCTTCCTCTGCTCGGGATCGccctccctttttctttcctttttgtgCCGGGGATTGCCTAATCAGTAGGTTAGGGTGCTGGACCATGCCTGCGGCTGCGAGCGAAAAGACAGCGCAGCCCCTCGCCGCTGCACCCCCCCAGCTCTGCTCCGGCGTGGCCATGTGCACGATCATCACTCCATTGTTGACTCCGAGTTGATTAAGCTCGATTGTTTGTCAGGTTGTTTAGTAAACCCAAATGGTAGCTCCAAGCCAAGGAACAGTAACATCTGAACTAACGGCGGATGGCCTCATGGTCCTTTGCATGCACTTATGTTATGCACCCAAAGGAGTATTCGGTGTTAATCTTGTGCTAGCTAGctaacttttttttttccttcctgaCACGAGACGTTGGAGTCAAAAGACAAAAAAAAAGGGGAGAATTCACTGTGAAGCCTTGGCTCGGCGGGGCTCGTTTTTCCTCCGGATGGATGGCGATGTGGACGGCGCAACTGCCGGTGGTGGCGACGGCGTTCTTTGGGTGAATGGGACGGCGCAACCGCATCACGGCCGCGCCCAGGACACCACTCGCCGACGATGAGGAGCTCCGACGACCCTAACTAACCCATTCTCGCGGAGCTAACAAATTAGTGCGTGCGCGTACGCTGCGTCGTCTGAGGTGGGCGGCGGCTGACGACTGCGACGCCGCACTTGTCGTGTCGCTCGCTCCGGTCGATTCGAAATCATGGTGTTTCGTGTTCGTGCTCCAACGTCCATCTCCCTGATTCCCCACTTTGCAAATTTACCCATGCATTTAGATTTAGATGCTCTCGAACAACcacatttttttagaaaaaaaggcGCTCGAGCATCCACAGTTGACGACAACAGATTGTAGCCGGCCGGGAGAAAAGATGGAAACCATCCGCAGATCAGAGACCCCAGGGGGTGTCGTGCTCTTCTTCCTGCTTGTTGTTTCACCGCGCACGGAAGCCCAGCACGTGGCACCGACAGTCGATGCTGGCGTGGCTAAAGCTGAGCTAGCTGCCCAGCAATCTCCCGGCTGGAACGGCCTCCTTTTTTAATCCCCTCTTCCAGCTGACGACCTGCTGCTACTCCTCAATCGCTCACCTCACCCGGGCTCTGCTCGCCATGGGCGCGCCGCGCCGAGCACTCATCTCCCGCGCGGTCCCCAGACGTCAACTCTGTTCGCACGACGGCCACGGAAaccgccgcggcgcgcgcgagcgcgaCGGCGCAAGCAGGATGCGGCGACAGCAACCGGAGAACGACGCCCGGACGGCTCGATGTAACAATagcaattctttttttttttagacCCATATACCAATAACAATTCGACCCGCCGTCTCGCTCAACAACCGAAGCCCCGCCGGTGGAGCGGCGCGACGGGATGCTGCTCCACCCAACCGACCTCAACGGCCGCTTCCTTCGCCGCCCGCGTCCACCGCCTCCGCGCCATTCATGGCGCGGCGGACACTAACCAACTCCACGACACGCCTGAGCGCCGACGCGCCGGGCGCCGAGGTGAAACTCGCCGTCCCGTGCTCGGAAGCGCACCCACCGACGGGCCGAGCCGACCCTGGGCGCCTCTGAAACGTGGCCGGGCTGTTGGGCTTTgtcccgtggcggcggcgggattATTGGGTaactccaccgccgccggctaATCATTCACCGGCCCGGCGATCACTGATTAGCGCCCATGCGCCCGGCGATCCAGTGCTGTGCAGTCACGCTCGCCCGGAGTAGCTTGGCTCTTTCGATCCGCCTCCgtctctcttcttttcttttctgcgcATGTGGCTTGGGGCCTCCCCTGCTCCCGTCCCCCGGTGGTAGGTGGGCGCCCGCCCTCGTGGAACGTGCGCGTACAGTTGTCGCCCGCGCCGAATAGAATCTTCCGCCGCGTGCTCCTCCACCCGGCAGCCCGGCGCTGCGCTGTCCGGAAGCTTTCGCCATTCATGGGGGAGGCGACGCGCCGGCAGCCGAGCTGAAGCTGACGTCGCGCGGAAGCGTGCTAACAGAACCGAAAAACCGAATGCCCAGTCCCTACTAGTGCTAGGTAGCCTAGGCTTAGTAGTTGCGCAAATGTGATGATACGATCTCAGCTGTTTACACGCACTGCACAGTGGGGATACTCTGGCTAGCAGCTTACGAGTACGAGCTGTTCGCCTGTTCCTGGATCCATAAAGCAACAACATTTTCGCAAAAAAAAATTCTGAAAATTAACATTCTCACAATTTTCCAACACTGATTTGCCGAGTCACTCCAAAGATTCTCCAAAAAGGAAACAAAAAAGGAGACGCGTATGGTGTGCTCAGAGAATTGGTGCTAACTACCACAAACCTCTGGGCTTCGGCCCAGGAATATCAACGTCGGGTACATATGGGCTCAGTATTGTTACACGGCCCTTTCTTCTAGCAATAAGGTTACTTGCTTGTGCAGTATGTCCTCCCAAAAAACCTTGCTTCTACAGTAGTATTCGGTTCTAAAAAAAGTTTTTTAACGTTAAGAAGCTGATGCTAGATGATAGGTGACAATTTAACAAGTACATGGCCATAATCTACACTGCTTCCTTCTGCAAaacaaaaagaagaagagaaagataaGATACATCTACAGTGTTTCCTCTAGGCTTGCAAACATGAGCTGCTTCCTCTTCATAATGACTGATTCCAATGCATGCCTAGTACATTTTAGTCCAACTCATTTGCAACGGCAACGTCGACTTCAAATTTACATTGACATACCCAGTGGGAAACAACAACCAGCGCATTTCATTACCACCATATCCATGCAGAGTACCAGCTGCAAAATTCACAATAACTATGCAGTAACGAAGACTCGAAGAGCATTTGGGGTTTCACATCTCCATCTCATCAAAGTCGTATCCATATCAGCACATTCAAGCCGTTGGGTTCTGGGATTATTTGTCCTTGTGCAGAATCTATGGCACATTAGGATCCAAGAGTTTCTTAAACCCTTCTCGTGCCATATCCCAGGTATCCATGTCTCTTCGCCGGAAATAATCCAGCCGCAACCAGTAAAAAGAGAATTTCTTGGCACACTCCTCACCACCAATCAAAATTGATGGACACTGCTATGATTCTCTCGCTATAATCCGGTATTGATCGCACCTACGAAttcgacgacgacggcgactaCAAGAATTCCGTCCTCTCCGGTGACTACAAAATTGTTCCTACGGCCGCAAAATTTTGCTCGAGGCGCATGCGACAGCTGCATGCTTGCAAGCTTGCAAGACATGAGATTCATTCCTCTCAATGCACCATCCTAGGCAAGCTCATCCGCATcccgcgccgcgacgccgcgcggATCGCGCCCTCGAAGCACGCCTCGGCCGGGACCGGggacgccgccggcgcccgcgcggcGGCCTCCTCGCCCGCCGCAGGCTTGGCTTCCTGATGCCCGTCCAGCGGATGCGACCACCGCCGCGGACGCTGCTGGtgcgcgggcgccgccgcgccgccgtcgcgctcgtcgacgagctcCAGCACGAGGCGGCGGTCCTCGACCTTCCTGGCGCCGACGCGGTGCGCGGCCCCCTCCCGCGAGATCACGAGGCGGCCGTCGGCGGTGCGCTCCCGCGCCAGCGGCCGGAGCGACGGGatcggcggcggcaggcgccgcgggcgccgccgccacccgtaAGACACCCAGCAcccgcccccctcctccccctccctcccgtCGCAGCCAtcccccacgccgccgccgctggcgctgGCGAGGCAACGCACCGCGCGGGCCGAGGCGGCGATCGTGCGCGTGGCCACGTTGCCGCCCCAcggggaggacgaggaggaggtgggggcGTCGGAGTCGGCGGCGATTAGGGTCTGGAGGCCGAGGGGGCAGGCGGTGGCGTCGCGGGCTCCGGCGGCCGGGAGGAGGAGCATCGCGGATTCGCCGCGTACGGTGGCGGGGCGGATAGGGAGATCTCTCCCTGGCTATTTGGAGGTCGCCCTCCGAGTTGGACTCGGCGCGGCGTCCTTGGATTGGCTCATCCGTTTGGACGAGCTATTCGGTGGACGAGGATGACGTGTACTTATACCCGGACGGGGGCCGTGGCCCGTGGCccgtgggcggcggcgtgccGGCGTTGGCGAGGGTTTGGTTTCGAGTATCCCGGGATCGGACGGTGATTAGGCTAATCAGCCGGGTTCGCCGAGATAAGGATCGTTTCTTCCCTTATTATCTATGCAGGTTTTGCGTTTTCACTGCACAACTTGTTGAAAATTGTTTCTCCTTTTTTCTTTGAGACCAGTTGAGATTTGAGATGCGCGAGATAAGGATCGTTTCTTCCCTTATCAATGCAGGGACGTGCCgtcgcgcgccggcgaggccggGACCGTCTACAGCTGGATTACGGCCGGCCCCggggccgccgcctgcgccatTGGAGCCCGAGCTCTTCGCCCACCGGACAACTTCTGCTTCTGGCCGCAACTGAGCCCTGCATCTCGCCAGCGTGACCCGTCGCGGTGGGCTCGGAGTCGCCTGCAACCTGTTCGACGAAACGCTGCAAGGTAACCAGCCGTGGAGCCTGGCACTCTGGCTGCTTCTTCGACAGTTAGGTCACGGAACAGATGGTTATGGAGTGTGGATGATGGTGGTCTCGCCGCCGGTTCTGCATTCTGTGCGGCGTTGGCACAATTGACCTGGATACAATTTATAGGGAGCATTTTCTGCGCGAGAAATTGGACAGATTACAACAGCAGCAGAACTTGCTCTGGAGTCGAGGGCTCATGCTACTGCTATGCATCACCCTAGTCTATTTTAAAAAGTGCTTCGGATGTCTGAAGAAGACTGTGGTGTGTCTTTAGTTTTTCTATTAACTTCCATGTTAATGAACACCGAAGACGGGAACCTTTTTCGCTGTGACCTGGTAACAGCAGCATCTCTGAAAGCATGAAAGCTCATTTTTGGAAGCTCATGGTGCTGACAGAAATGAGGCGCAGAGCTTCAGGATCAGCTCGCAACGTGCGATGGATTCCTAAATCCTAAATTCTCTGCATGGTCATCGGTTCCATCAATCTCATTACACATCAGAGGAACTTGCATATAAATAGAATCAGAAGGGAGAGGAAATTCAGTAACCAACTAGTCACAGAAGTAAATTCTGAAGATTACCAGCTTATAAAAAAACAGATAAACACAACAGGGATATGTTAACTATCTCTTCTTCGTGGTACAAGTCTCCATCGACAGGTGTCAAAATTAAGCTAAGACCTAAGAAGTTTGGAGGAAATCAATAGACATCAGTTGGTCACAACAAGTTCAGGCTTCTCCAGTGCTTGATCAACAGAGCTAACAGGCTGCATAGGATTGGTTGGGCACAGTGTCAAAATTAAGCTAAGACCTAAGAAGTTTGCAGGAAATCAATAGACATCAGTTGTCACTTCAAGTTCAGGCTTCTCCTTGCTTGATCAATAGAGCTAACAGGCTGCATAGGATTGGTTGGGCCCAGTGAAGAAGGCATCTGCAGGCTCCATGCAGCCGCGACGCAGAGAAGATGATGCCACCTGACCGGTGCCGACGCCATTGTACGGTGATCCCATCTGGCCGAAGAAGCTTGATCCCACAGCATCGGCATGAAGATATGCTCCCGTATCCGTCACTGCTGGCAAGACGCACGGGTCGGTTGAGGGCAAGTCGCCGAGGGAACGCATGAACTCGTCGATGTCAAAGTTGTCAAGAAAGCCCAAATCCAAGGAGGTATCGACGGTGATGCCGGGGTTGAGGTCCTGGTTCGCCGAAATTGACACCGGCGCTGCTGCGAGCTGGTCTGCACCAGTGGGACAATTACCATCGGCGTGATCCACCATCACCATGGAAGAAGAATAGCTGGGCTGCGAAGTTGACATGTCGAGCGGAGCGTCATCAGCCACACGCCGCCGGGCCGCGGTTGGAGCTGCTTCGTCGGCGAAGGAATCCGCTTCTCCCCTCTTTCGCTTCTTGCCGTGGCCGCTGAACCGGATGCGGTAAAGCCTCAGCTGTGACTCCGCCAGGTGGTCCGGGGCGGTGATCGCGTACTCGTGCATCACCCACCCCGTGCTGCCCTTCTCGCCCCCTTCCTGGAAGCTGAGAGCTTTCTTGCGCCACGCCACCTCATCCGCGCCGCCGGGGCCAGGGATTCGCAGCTTCTCACCGTCAACGCAAGTCCTCTCGCCATTCCAGAACCCACCGCCTGCGCATGTCCGCTTCTGCCGCGAACCCTTGCCGCTCTTTGCCTGCCCCAGAGCGAAGAAGAATGCGTCGTCTTTGCATCCGTTACGCTCGAGGAGCTCCCACGGCGGTGCGCTCAGTGGGTCGTCGTCGAGGATGAGGCCGTCCAGCGGGAGGGCCTGGCCCAGGATGCGGCGGAGGAGGTAATGTGCGACGACATCGCCGTCCTCGGGAGCAAAGAGGAAGCCCGGCGGGAGACCGAGCGCGCGCGGCACCTCCATGGCGCCGCTCTGCTTCCTCCCGTAGCTGCTGCGTCGGATGTGGTACAACCTCAGGGGCGAGCGGGCCAGATCCTCCGGGGCGGTGACCGCGTACTCGTGCATCACCCATCCCGTGCTTCccttctcgccgccgccgccgccgtggaagtTGAGGGCTTTCTTGCGCCACGCGGCCTcctggtcgccgccgccggggacgcGCAGCTTGTTGCCTTCCGCGCACGTCTTCTGCCCCTCCCACCAGCCGCCACCAGCGCAGGTCCGCTTCTGCCGCGTCCCCTTCCCGCACCGCGCCTGCCCCTCCGCGAGGAAGAAAGCTTCCTCCTTGCGCCCGTTCCGCTCGAGAAGCTCCCACGGCGGCGCGCTCAGCGGGTCGTCCTCGAGGATGAGGCCGTCGATCTGAGGCCGCCAGCCCAGGAGGCGGGGGAGGAGGTAGaactccaccgccacctcatcCTCGGGAGCGAACACGAGGCATGCCGGCAGATCGGCCACGCGCAGAGCCGACTCCATCTCCATGCGCCGCGCTCAGGGTGGTTTAGGGCTCAAGCGCTAGGATTtgggggagagggagaaggagaaCTGGCGCGTACTGGCGGCGCGTCCCTTGGCCCATATATATTGGGATTATTGGCGGCGTGAGGGAAGCGGATCTGGGGCGGGGCGCGCGGCCGCCGGTCGGACAGGGGGACAGCTGTTTTTTTCTGTTCGGAGGAATCGGATTCGCTTCAAAATATGGAAATATTTTCCTTCCTACTGGCTACAACTCGAATGAATTACTGGGATCGCCACTCATAAATCTCTTTTCTCTGAGAACATGTTTAAAATATTATCCAATAATTCAGAGTATTGTAAAAGAAGTATACATTCATTTTATCTACTAACAGTTTTTAGGTAAAATATTTAGAGGTGAGAATCAGAATAATATAGTAATATATGACTTTGAAAACAAATGATATTATTTATTATTCTGTTTCTTCCAATGATCTTGCTTAATTTCTGTGTAATGTTAAGAATTGGACTTTGTTCGAATAAACAAAGATAGATAGATCTGAAAAAAAGTAATTTTAGGTACATACTTCCtagataaaaaaaaaagaacagatCCACTTTTTTTCACTTGAAAAGCGGCCAATGCTTTGCCCCATTTTAATTAAACAAGATTGTTATCAAATCAGTTTTCAGCTCATACATGTACTCCTAGTTCAACATTACAACTGATTCTTCAGAATCTGAACAAAATCCATGAAGTTACTACATTCAGCACGATGCTGCCTTCAACATTCCAAACCACCATGTCCACCGCACCAGAACTGATCAGGTACTGATAAAAATAAAAACGAACAGTAGAAGAACAAGTTCGATCAAGGCATGCATCGATCATTTGATAGATTGCTTTAGAGATGAGCGACGTCTTGTTTCTCTAATCTCTAGACCCCACGACCTATCTCCACATGCTCCATTGCCTGATGATCTGTTGACACAAGGGCAAAGGGCAAATTCGAATTCAGTCATTAGCTCACGACCTATCAGACAAAATGACTGCCCAAAATGGAAAAGTGGGCTCTATCATTGTATAACTTCATGCTAActagggatgcaagttatatttattttgggtTATTGGATCAACCCAAAAATTTGATAAAATAAACTAGGATGGCACTGTGTGTAATTAATTTAGAAGGAGAAATAAACTACGATGGTCATCGTAATTATTTAGTTGATCCATAAAACACCATTGGTACCGCATCCCATTGCTAGCTCATAAAAATTGGTGATGTTTCCTCCCTCAACTTCACATCAACCAAAGGACTTGCATTTTCTGCTGTAATTATGTACACTACTTCATGTCTAGAATTATTAGACAACAAGAATTTGACACTGATGATGTACTTGTTAGTTATTGCAATGGAGACAGTGCTACTTGGCTAGTAGTCTGAGGAGTTCTGAATGCTTTGACACTGACACTGAAACTAGGATGGGAACTCAGAACTTGCCCCAAGTTCAGAAGGGAATGAAGCCAAAGTGAATCAACAAATAACATCAGGTAACTGGTGTATGGTACTTAACACTTGAACCATACTAAAAGGAGAGCGCGTAGAAACATTAATCTAAACAAAATCAATTGGTGCTCCAACCTCCAAGGCCAATAGTATGGACTGGGTAAGACTAGCAGTGGAAGAGAGTGCTACAAAGATCGGCAAGGATGAATTCCTCCGGTAGGGTGGCAGTGTGCAGTGTGTACTGCTGGCAAACAGAGTAGTGTGCACTGACACTATAGGTGTAAGCGGAGCAACCTTTACACACGGCTTGTTGCCCGGCACCAAGAATTGTGCTCCGCCTTCGATCCCACGTTGTGTTCAGGAAGTGTAAGTATTAGAACGCTGCTGCTACCCAATTGATTCAGAACTCTGACCATGGCAGCATGTAGCTAGCCGAGAATCAGCTTAATTAAAGATCACTCCTCTTTGCCCTCCCCTCCACACTTCATGCGAAAAGGGACGCGTGTTGTTGGGCCTGGACTTTGGTACTTTTGCAAAAAAGACCTCTGATTTTCTAAAAATCACAGAA
The genomic region above belongs to Panicum hallii strain FIL2 chromosome 4, PHallii_v3.1, whole genome shotgun sequence and contains:
- the LOC112890224 gene encoding uncharacterized protein LOC112890224, with amino-acid sequence MLLLPAAGARDATACPLGLQTLIAADSDAPTSSSSSPWGGNVATRTIAASARAVRCLASASGGGVGDGCDGREGEEGGGCWVSYGWRRRPRRLPPPIPSLRPLARERTADGRLVISREGAAHRVGARKVEDRRLVLELVDERDGGAAAPAHQQRPRRWSHPLDGHQEAKPAAGEEAAARAPAASPVPAEACFEGAIRAASRRGMRMSLPRMVH
- the LOC112890817 gene encoding uncharacterized protein LOC112890817 encodes the protein MEMESALRVADLPACLVFAPEDEVAVEFYLLPRLLGWRPQIDGLILEDDPLSAPPWELLERNGRKEEAFFLAEGQARCGKGTRQKRTCAGGGWWEGQKTCAEGNKLRVPGGGDQEAAWRKKALNFHGGGGGEKGSTGWVMHEYAVTAPEDLARSPLRLYHIRRSSYGRKQSGAMEVPRALGLPPGFLFAPEDGDVVAHYLLRRILGQALPLDGLILDDDPLSAPPWELLERNGCKDDAFFFALGQAKSGKGSRQKRTCAGGGFWNGERTCVDGEKLRIPGPGGADEVAWRKKALSFQEGGEKGSTGWVMHEYAITAPDHLAESQLRLYRIRFSGHGKKRKRGEADSFADEAAPTAARRRVADDAPLDMSTSQPSYSSSMVMVDHADGNCPTGADQLAAAPVSISANQDLNPGITVDTSLDLGFLDNFDIDEFMRSLGDLPSTDPCVLPAVTDTGAYLHADAVGSSFFGQMGSPYNGVGTGQVASSSLRRGCMEPADAFFTGPNQSYAAC